CTGATGCCGGACGAGCCCGAGGCCGCCGGCCTGCTGGCGCTGATGCTGCTCGTCGAGTCCCGTCGGCCCGCACGAGCCGACGCCGACGGCGCCCTCGTACCGCTGCCCGAGCAGGACCGCACCCGCTGGGACCGCGACCTGATCGCCGAGGGGCAGGCGCTCGTCCGGTCCTGTCTGCGCCGCGACCGGCCGGGCCCGTACCAGATCCAGGCCGCCGTCCAGGCCGTCCACAGCGACGCCCCGACCGCCGAGGCCACCGACTGGAACCAGATCCTGCGCCTGTACGACCAGCTCATGGCCGTGTCCCCGAGCCCCGTCGTCGCCCTGAACCGGGCCGTCGCGGTCGCCGAGGTCGAGGGCCCGGAGCCGGCGCTGGAACTCCTGGACGGTCTCGACCTCGACGGCTACCACGTCCTCCACGCGGTCCGCGCCGACCTGCTGCGCCGCCTGAGCCGCACCGCCGAGGCCGTACGAGCCTACGAAGCCGCCCTCGCCCTCGCCGAGAATCCGGCCGAGCGGGCCCACCTCGACCGTCGGCTGCGCGAACTCGCACAGTGAAAGCTCTACACGCTCAGCGCCTCCCGCACCGACCGCTCCGCGTCCTGCCCGCCCGCCCCGGACGACGTGACCCGGCCGGCCTCCAGGACGTAGTACCGCTGGGCCGCTCGCATCGCGAAGCCCACATGCTGCTCCACCAGCAGCACCGACAGCCCGCCGCGGGCGGCCAGGGCCAGGATCGTCTCCTCGATCTCGGCGACCACCGACGGCTGGATGCCCTCGGTCGGCTCGTCCAGCAACAGGATCCGAGGCTCTGTCACCAACGCCCGAGCGATGGCCAGTTGCTGCCTCTGGCCGCCCGACAGCAGACCCGCGCGCCGCCCGGAGAGGGCCCTGAGCGCAGGGAACAGGTCCAGCGCCTCGGAGATCGCCTCCCTGCCCCGCCGACGGCCGTCCGCGACGAGCTGGAGGTTCTCCGCGGTGGTGAGGTGCGGGAACGCCTGCTGGCCCTGCGGGACGTACGCCATGCCGCGTGCCACGCGCTCGTGCGGCTTGCGGCGGGTGATGTCCTCGCCGTCGAGCCGGATCGTGCCGGCGGAGGGGGTGAGCAGGCCGACGGCGGCCCGCAGGAGCGTGCTCTTGCCCGCGCCGTTGTGGCCCAGCACCGCGGCGACCCCGTCCGCCGGCACCTCCACGGAGACGCCGTGCAGGACGGAGCTGCGGTGGTAGCCGACCCGGACGTCCTCGATCTGCAGCATCACGCCTCCTGCACAGCCGCGTCGGACGAGACGGCGTCCTCGGCGGCCGTGTGCCCGAGATACACCTCCTGCACCTTCGGATCCGCCTGCACCTGGGCCACCGTCCCCTCGCTGAGCACCCGCCCGGCGTGCAGCACGCTGACGCTGCGCGCGAAGGACCGCATGAAGTCCATGTCGTGCTCGATGACGACGACCGTCCGCTCCTCGCTGATGCGCTGGAGCAGCTCGCCCGTGGCCTGCCGCTCGTCGTGGCTCATCCCGGCCACCGGCTCGTCGAGCAGCAGCAGCCGTACGTCCTGCACCAGCAGCATGCCGATCTCCAGCCACTGCTTCTGGCCGTGTGCGAGCGTCCCCGCGGGGGACTCCGCCAGCTCGGTGAGCCCGACCGTGTCCAGCGCTCTGGCCACCGGCTCGGGGACGCCCCGGCGGCGGCGCAGCATGGTCCACGCGCCGCGGCCCGCGCCCGCCGCGATGTCCAGGTTCTGCAGAACCGTCAACTCCTCGAAGACGGTGGCCGTCTGGAACGTGCGCCCGATGCCCGACCGGGCGATCCGGTGCACGCTGCGCCCCAGCAGCTCCTCGTCGCCGAAGCGCACCGAGCCCTGCGCCTTCACCAGACCGGTGACGGCGTCGACGAGGGTCGTCTTGCCCGCGCCGTTGGGTCCGATGAGGAACCGCAGGTCGCCGGGGCGGACTTCGAGGTCGACCCCGTCGACGGCGGTGAAACCGTCGAAGGAGACCCGCAGCCGACGTATCTCCAGCCCGCTCATGCTGCCTCTCCCACGGGAACGACGGACGCCTTCGCCGGCGCGGTCCTGCGCCGGCGCACGAACTTCGTGAGCGAGGCGAGTCCGCCCGGCAGGAACGCCAGCGCCACGATGAACAGCAGACCCTGGAAGTACGTCCAGGCCGCCGGGAACTCCTCCGACAGCGCCGTCTTCGCCCAGGCGACCGCGACCGCCCCGAGCACGGCCCCGACCAGACTGGCCCGTCCGCCGACCGCCGCGCCGATCACGAACTCGATCGACGGGACGATCCCGATCAGCGCGGGCGAGATGATGCCGACGGCCGGCACGAACAGCGCGCCCGCCAGGCCCGCCATGCCGGCCGCGACGACGTACGCGACGAGCTTGACGTTCGCCGGGTCGTACCCGAGGAAGCGCACCCGCTCCTCCGAGTCCCGCACGGCGACCAGGAGTTCGCCGTACCGGCTGTTGACGAGCTGCCGGGCGAGGGCGATGAGGAGCAGCAGGGCGGCGGCGATGACGAAGTAGACCATCCGCTGGTTGACGGGGTCGTCGAGGGCGTAGCCGAAGAAGCCCTGGATGTCGGTGAGTCCGTTGGTGCCGCCGGTGGTGGCCTGCTGGCCCACCAGCCAGATGGCGAAGGCCGAGGCGAGCGCCTGGCTGAGGATCGCGAAGTACGCGCCCTTGACCCGCCGCCGGAAGACGAACAGGCCGAGCAGCGCGGCGACGACCATCGGCAGCAGTACCGTCGCCGCGATCGCGAACAGGGGGTTCGCGAACGGCCGCCACCACCAGGGCAGTTCGGTGGCGGTGCCGTAGAGCTGCATGAAGTCGGGCAGGTTGCCGGGACCCGCGTCGGCGATCTTCAGGTGCATCGCCATGGCGTAGCCGCCGAGCCCGAAGAACACACCCTGACCGAGTGTCAGCAGGCCGCCGCGGCCCCAGGCCAGGCAGATGCCGACGGCGACCATGGCCATGCACAGGTACTTGGCCAGCAGCCCCAGCCGGAAGTCGGACAGGGCGACCGGCGCGACGGCGAACAGCAGTACGGCCGCCCCCGCGAACCCCGTCCAGACCCGCGCGGACCGGCCCTTCAGCACGTTCATACGAGACTCCTCGTGCGCAGCGTGTACAGCCCCTGGGGCCGCCACTGGAGGAACGCGACGATGGCCACCAGGACCAGCACCTTCGCGACGGAGACCGTGGTGGAGTACTCCAGCACGGACTGCAGCACGCCCAGCACGAAGGCGACGATGACCGTGCCCTTGAGCTGGCCGATCCCGCCGACGACGATCACCAGGAAGGCGTCGATGATGACGTTGGTGCCCATCGTCGGCCCGATGGGACCGACCAGGGTGAGCGCCACCCCGGCGACGCCCGCGAGCCCGGAGCCCAGGAAGAAGGCGGTGCGGTCGACCCGGGAGGTGGAGATCCCGGACACCTCGGCCAGGTCCCGGTTCTGCACCACGGCCCGGATCCGACGGCCCAGCGGCGTCAGCCGCAGCGTCAGCGACAGCGCGAGAACGGCCGCGACCGCCAGGCCGAGGATGAACAGCCGGCTGTTGGCGAAGGTGAGCGGATCGTCGCCGCCCATGACGGTGATGTTCCCGGTGAGGACGTCCGGCGCACGGGTCTGCACATTGGGCGCGCCGAAGATGTCCCGGGCGAGTTGCTGGAGCATCAAGGAGACGCCCCACGTGACGAGAAGCGTGTCGAGGGGGCGGAGATACAGACGGCGAATGAGCAGCCATTCCAGCAGCGCGCCGAGAGCGCCCGACACGAGAAAAGCGACGGGCAGCGCGACGATGAGCGAAATTCCCGCGCTGGAAATGGACTTCTGCAGGACGTACGTCGTGTAGGCGCCCGCCATGATGAACTCGCCGTGAGCCATGTTGATGACGTTCATCTGGCCGAAGGTGAGCGACAGGCCGAGCGCGATGAGCAGCAGGACGGCACCGATCGAGATGCCGGTGAAGGTCTGACCGAGGATCACGGTCATACGGCGGCTCCGATGGGGAGACGGGGGACCCTGGCCGGGTCCCCGTACGACGGGCGGTCAGGAGAGGCCGGAGGCCCAGGAGTAGCCCTTGAGGAACGGGTCCGGCTTGACGGGCTCGCCGGAGTTCCACACCTCGGTGATCAGACCGTCGGAGCCGATCTTCCCGATGCGCGCGGTCTTGTAGATGTGCTGCGAGGCGCCGTCCACGGTGACCTTGCCCTCGGGCGCGTCGAACGTGATGCCGTCGGAGGCCGCCTTCACCTTCTCCGGGTCGAAGGACTTCGCCTTCTCGACCATCGCCTTCCACAGGTAGACCGAGGTGTACGCGGCCTCCATCGGGTCACTGGTCGGCTTGTCCGCGCCGTACTTCGCCTTGTACGCCTTCACGAACTCGGCGTTCGCCGCGCCCGGGGTGGTCTGGTAGTAGTTCCAGGCCGTCAACTGGCCCGCCAGGTACTGCGATCCGATCGACTTGACCTCCTCCTCGGCGATCGACACCGACACGACCGGCATGGTCTTCGCGGTCAGACCGGCGGACTTGTACTCCTTGAAGAAGGCCACGTTGGAGTCGCCGTTGAGGGTGTTGAACACGGCGTCCGCCTTGGACGCCTTCACCTTGTTGGCGATCGTGCTGAACTCCGTGGAGCCCAGCGGCGCGTAGTCCTCGCCGAGGATCGTCATGCCGTTGGCCTTCGCGTACGCCTTGATCTCCTTGTTGGCGGTCCGCGGGAAGACGTAGTCGCTGCCCACCAGGTACAGCTTCTTCTTGCCCTGGCTCTTGAGGTAGTCGAGCGCCGGGATGATCTGCTGGTTGGTGGTGGCGCCCGTGTAGAAGATGTACGGGGACTCCTCCAGGCCCTCGTACTGCACGGGGTAGAACAGCAGCGACTTGTTCTTCTCGAACACCGGCTTGACGGCCTTGCGGCTGGCGGAGGTCCAGCAGCCGAAGGTGGCCGCGACCTGGTCCTCCTTGATGAGCTTGGTCGCCTTCTCGGCGAACGTCGGCCAGTCGGAGGCGCCGTCCTCGCTGATCGGCTTGATCTTCTTGCCGAGCACCCCGCCGGAGGCGTTGATCTCGTCGACGGCCAGCAGCAGCGAGTTGCGTACGGTCACCTCGCTGATCGCCATGGTGCCGGACAGCGAGTTGAGCAGACCGACCTTGACCGTGTCGCCGCTGACGTCGATCTTCGCGGCCTTGTCGGACGACGTGCCGGCCGCGTCGGTCTTGGCGCCGCACGCGGACAGCGCGACGACGGCCACGAGCGCCGCGCCGCCGGCCAGGAAGCGACGCCTGGGAAGGCGACCGGGAAGACGACCGGGAAGACGACGGAGAATGGGTGAACCGCTGGACAAGACAACCCCCTCGGGTGTGGAGGAGACAACCTCCTGAAGTGCGGTCCACAGCCTCAAGTCGCCCTGTTTCCTGGGTGTTTCACAGGACTTTCCCCGACGCAACAAAAAACGCCCCGAGGCGTTGTGACGTGCATTCAAACCACGTATACGGCCTGAATTCACAATTCGCCCGAGGCATTCTAATTACTTTCTGTGGGAAGTATCTTGACGGCCTCGGAGCCTGTCAAGGGGGAGGTCAGGGGCGGGAGTTGTGAAGGTCCAGCTCCGTGAGCACGTCGAAGTCCAGCCCGTCCGCGCGGGCCAGGTAGATGCGCTGCCGGACATGACCGCCCCTCAGGTGCAGCAGCCCGCGTGGACCCTCGTAGGAGACGGTGTCGGCCGCCGCGCCGATCGCCGCCACATCCAGCGTGCCCGCCTGCCGCAGCAGCGCGGCGAGCAGCAGGACGCCCTCGTAACAGGATTCGCCGAGACTGCCCGGCGCCGGCGCCTCGATCCCGAAGCGGTCCGCGTACTGGCCGTGGAAGTCGAGCGTGTCCGCGTTGGCCAGCGAGGCGAAGAAGCCGGCCGTGCTGTAGAGGTCCACGGCGGCCGAAGGGCCGCTCGCCATCAGCATGTTCTCGTCCATGAGCGTGCTCAGCCGCAGACAGCGCGCGTCCAGCCCGTAGGCCGCGAACGCCCGGTTGAAGCGCACCGCGTCGCTGCCGACCAGCAGCAGGAGCACCGCGTCCGCGTCCGAGCGCTCGATGCGCCGCAGCACGGGCTCGAAGTCGTGCGTGCCCAGCGGCAGATACACCTCGCCGCCGATCCGACCGCCCGCCTCACGGGCGTACCCGTGCGCCGCCCGGGCGGTGCGTCGGGGCCACACATAGTCGTTGCCGACCACGAACCATCGGCGCACCCGCCGCTCGTGCGCCAACAGCGTCATGGCGGGCCGCAGTTGGTCGCGGGGCGTCTCGCTGGTCAGGAACACCCCGGCGGTGTGCTCGCCGCCCTCGTAGAGCGCGGTGTAGACGTAGGGCACGCGGTGGGCGATCCTCGGCGCCAGCGCCTGCCGCACCGAGGAGATGTGCCAGCCCGTGACGCCCTGTACGACCCCCAGGTCCACCAGCGCCTCGACCTGGTCCGCCACCTCGCGCGGGGGAGCGCCGCCGTCGACCGGCATCAGCCGCAGCTCCCGGCCGAGCACCCCGCCCGCCCGGTTGACCTCCTCCACCGCCAGCCGTGCGCACAGCTCGCAGGCGGGACCGAACATCCCCGCCGGCCCCTGCAACGGAAGGACCAGGGCCACGCCGAGCACGGAGTCGTCGGCGGTGAACCAGTCGGAGGCGGGGGAGTCGGGCCGGAACATGACGTCATGCTTCCGGGTCCGCCCGACGAACTCCAGTCCGTCTCATACGATCGACAGGACACGACCCGAGGACACGACCCGAGGACATGGTCCAAGGGCCCGATCCAAGGGCCCGACCCGAGGGCACGACCCAAGGACACGACCCAGAGGAGTGGATGTCCGGATGCCCCCTTCGTCTCCGCGCCGGCCCCACGACCTCATGCAGCTCCTCACCCGCGCCGAGCGGCTGGCCGCGCGCCGGCTGCAGTCCGCCCTGGAGGACGAGGGCTGCTCGCTGGACGCCTGGCGGGTGCTCGCGCTGCTCTCCGACGGAGCGGGCCACCATATGACGGCGATCGCCGAGGCCGCCTTCCTGCCGCCGCCCACCCTGACCAAGCTGGTCGACCACCTCGTCGACCAGAACCTCGTCCACCGCCGCGTCGACCCCCTCGACCGGCGCCGCATCCTCGCCCACCTCACCCCCCGCGGCCAGGACCACTGGCGGCGCGTCGACCGCGCCGTACGCGCCGCGTGGCCCGCGGAGGGCGACGACGAGGAGCTGCTGGGCGCCCTGCTGGGACGGTTCGCGGAGACGCTGGACGAGTCCACGCGCGTATGACGTCGTGTCGCGGCCGGTGACACGACGGGTGCGGAAAGCAGCCCCAGGAGCTCGGGAATGTATGTTGGCCAAGAATGGTTGGCATATACATCGAGCTGACCGCTCGTCCCTCTCCCGCCGAACCAGGGCCGCGAGGCCCGCGCACCACCAGCGAGGCACCGTGACCACCGCAGCCATCACCGAGCAGCCCGCCGACGTCGTCGCGCGCCTGCGCGCCACCTTCCGCACGGGGCGCACCAAGCCCCTGGCCTGGCGCACCGGCCAGCTGGGCCGCCTGCGCGAGCTGCTCACGGAGCAGGGCGCCGACCTGGCCGCCGCGCTCCACGCCGACCTCGGCAAGAGCGCCACCGAGGCCTACCGCACCGAGATCGACTTCACGATCCGCGAGATCGACCACACCCTGGAGCACCTCGAGGCGTGGCTGCGCCCCGAGTCCGCCCCGGTCCCGGCGCACCTGGGCGCCGACGCCAGCGCCTGGACGCAGTACGACCCGCTCGGCGTCGTCCTCGTCATCGCCCCCTGGAACTACCCCGCCCAGCTGCTGCTCGCCCCGCTGGTCGGCGCCCTGGCCGCCGGCAACGCGGTGGTCGTCAAGCCCAGCGAGCTCGCGCCCGCCACCTCCGCGGCCCTGGCCCGGCTGCTGCCCGCGTACCTCGACACCGACGCGGTCGCCGTCGTGGAGGGCGGCGTCCCGGAGACCACGGCCCTGCTGGCCGAGCGCTTCGACCACATCTTCTACACCGGCAACGGCACGGTCGGTCGGATCGTCCTGCGCGCCGCCGCCGAGCACCTCACCCCGGTCACCCTCGAACTCGGCGGCAAGTCACCGGCGTTCGTCGACCGCGACGCCGACCTCGCCGTCGTCGCCGACCGGTTGGCCCGCGGCAAGTTCCTCAACGCCGGCCAGACCTGCGTCGCCCCCGACTACGTCCTGACCGACCCGGCGACCGCCGCCGCCCTGGAGCCCCTGCTGGCGAAGGCGGTCGAGGCGGTCTACGGCGCCGACCCGCAGTCCTCCGCCGAATACGGCCGCATCGTCAACGAACGCCACTTCGACCGGCTCACCGGCCTGCTCGACTCCGGCCGCGTCGTGGTCGGCGGCGGCAACGACCGCACGGACAAGTACCTCGCGCCGACCGTCCTGGCCGACGTCGACCCCGACTCGCCCGTCATGCGGGAGGAGATCTTCGGCCCGATCCTGCCGATCGTCACCGTCGACGGCCTGGACGAGGCGATCGCCTTCATCGCCGACCGCGACAAGCCCCTCGCGCTGTACGTGTTCACCGCCTCCGACGACACCCGCGCCCGCATCGCCGCCGAAACCTCCTCCGGCGCCGTCGGATACGGTCTGCCGCTGGCCCATCTCACCGTCTCCGACCTGCCGTTCGGCGGAGTCGGCGAGAGCGGCATGGGCAACTACCACGGCCGCTACTCCATCGAGACCTTCAGCCACCGCAAGGCGGTGCTGGAGAAGCCGCTCGGCTGAACCGCGCCCGGACGACTCGGCTCAACCGCGCCCGGACCAAAGGCCCGACCGGGGTGCGGGGCGGTGTGCGAAACTCCGCCGATGACCACACAGACGATCACCGCGGACGCCGCGGGCACCTGGACCATCGGCGACCTGACCGTCAACCGCATCGGCTTCGGCGCGATGCGGTTGACCGGCAGTGCGGCCTTCCATCACGGCACACCGAGGGACCGCGACCGCTCGATCGCGGTCCTGCGCAGCGCGCTCGAGCTCGGCGTGAACCACATCGACACGGCCGCCTTCTACTTCTCCGCCCTGCGCTCCGCCAACGAGCTCGTCAACAGCGCGCTCGCCCCGTACCCGGACGACCTGCTCATCGCCGCCAAGGTCGGCCCCTTCCGCGACTACGCGGGGAAGTGGGGCACCTCGGCCCGACCCGAGGACCTGCGCGGTCACGTCGAGGAGAACCTGCGCCAGCTCGGCCGCGACCACCTCGACCTCGTGTACCTGCGCCGGATGCGACAGGAGTCGATCGCCGAACACTTCGGCGTGCTCGCCGAGTTGCGCGAGGCCGGCCTGATCCGCCATCTCGGCCTCTCCGCCGTCGAGCCCCGCCACCTCGCCGAGGCGCAGGCCCTCGCCCCGGTCGTCAGCGTCCAGAACCGCTACGGCTACGGCGACCACGACCCCGCCAACGAGGAACTCCTCACCCTCTGCCGCGAGCAGGGCATCGCCTTCGTCCCCTTCTACGCCATCGCCGGCGACGTCGGCGCCGAGGGAGCGACGACCGCCCACGACGAGGAGGTCCTGTCCGTGGCCCGCGCCCACGAGGCCACCCCGGCCCAGGTCCGGCTCGCCTGGACCCTGAACCAGGGCCCCCACGTCCTCGCCATCCCCGGCACCGGCAACCCCGACCACCTCGCCGAGAACGTCGCCGCCGGAGCGCTCCGCCTCACGCCCGAGGAACTCCACCGCCTGAACACGGCCCACCGGAACGCCGGCTGACCCTTCTCGGCGCACAGCCCCTCAGACGACCCACACCCCGTCGCGCATCACCCGCCGACCAGGCAGCTCCTGCTCCTCGCGCCACGCCTGCACCGCCGTGGGCCGCACCCGGAAGTACGCGTACGACGCGCTGTCGCGGCCCGGATCCCAGCCCGTCTTCGCCAGGAACGCCGAGGCGGCCGCCTCGGGCACCGTTTCGCGCGGGTACGTCTCGACCGCGCCGTCGACGAGGACCACGTCCTGGGTGTCCCCGAAGGCCAGCCGGGCCCGCCGGCCGTCGCGCAGATTGCGGCCGGTCGGATTGGTGAGGCGGGTGGCCAGCCACAGGCAGTCGCCGTCCCAGACGAACCACAGGGCGACGAGACACGGCAGCCCCTCCCGGTCCGCCGTGGCGACCCAGACGTCCCGTTCCCGTTCCAGCCGCTCCAGGACGTCCCGCTTGCGCTGATCGGGGCCGCGAGGCGGCTCGGTGATCTTCATGACCCGGACGTTAGCGGTGCGCGCACCCCGTCCGCCTCGGGCCGGGGTCCCATCGGGGCCTCGGCCCCGGGACCTAGGTCGCACCCGCCACGGAGGCGACTGGCGCACCGCAAGTTTTACGTATAACCTCTCCCGTCAATCGCCCTCCCCACGGCTCCCGAAAGGCTCCGATGAGACGCGTCGCCCTGGTTGCCCTCGTCGTCGACGACTACGACGAGGCGATCCGCTTCTACACCGAGGCGCTCGGATTCCAGCTCGTCGAGGACGAGCCCCGCCCCGACGGCGCCCGCTGGGTCGTCGTGCGGCCGGGGGAGCACCAGGACGGCACCGGGCTGCTGCTCGCCCGCGCCAAGGGCGACGCCCAGCGCGCCCGGATCGGCGACCAGACCGGCGGCCGCGTCGGGTTCTTCCTGCACACCGACGACTTCGCCCGCGACCACGCCCGGATGCTCGCCGCCGGCGTGACCTTCCTGGAGGAGCCGCGCCACGAGGCCTACGGCTCCGTCGCCGTCTTCCAGGACCTGTACGGAAACCGCTGGGACCTGCTCCAGCCCGCACCGCAGTGATCAGGTACCCGACCCACCAGACCCACCCCGGCACAGAAAGACCGCTCATGACCGCGCCCCGCATCGACACCGACACCCTCCGCCGGCTCCCCAAGGCCGTCCTGCACGACCACCTCGACGGCGGTCTGCGCCCCGCCACCGTCGTCGAGCTCGCGGACGCGGTCGGCCACACCCTGCCCACCACCGACCCCGACGAGCTCGCCGCCTGGTACTTCGAGGCCGCCAACTCGGGCGACCTGGTGCGCTACATAGCCACCTTCGAGCACACCCTCGCCGTGATGCAGAGCCGCGAGGGCCTGCTGCGCACCGCCGAGGAGTACGTCCTCGACCTCGCCGCCGACGGCGTCGTCTACGCCGAGGTGCGCTACGCCCCCGAGCTGATGCTGAACGGCGAGCTGACGCTCCCCGAGGTCGTCGAGACCGTCCAGGAGGGCCTCGCGGCCGGCATGGCGAAGGCGGCCGCCGCCGGGACGCCGGTCCGCGTCGGCACCCTGCTGTGCGGCATGCGGATGTTCGACCGCACCCGGGCGACCGCCGACCTCGCGGTCGCCTTCCGGGACGCGGGCGTCGTCGGCTTCGACATCGCCGGCGCCGAGGACGGCTTCCCGCCCGCCGACCACCTCGACGCCTTCGAGCACCTGCGCCGCGAGAACGTCCCCTTCACCATCCACGCCGGGGAGGCCCACGGCCTGCCCAGCATCCACCAGGCCCTCCAGGTGTGCGGCGCCCAGCGCATCGGCCACGGCGTGCGCATCACCGACGACATCGTCGACGGCAAGCTCGGCCGGCTGGCCGGCTGGGTGCGCGACCGTCGTGTCGCGCTGGAGATGTGCCCGACGTCCAACCTCCAGACCGGCGCCGCCGCCTCGATCGCCGAGCACCCCATCACGGCCCTGAAGGACCTCGGCTTCCGCGTCACCCTCAACACCGACAACCGTCTGGTCTCGGGCACCACGATGACCCGTGAGATGGCGCTGCTCGTCGAGGAGGCCGGCTGGGGCGTCGAGGACCTGCGCACGGTCACGGTGAACGCCCTCAAGAGCGCGTTCATCCCGTTCGACGAGCGCACGGCCCTCATCGAGGACGTCGTCCTGCCGGGCTACGCGGCCGCGCTCTGAAGCAGCCCGCGCACATAGGCGGCCTGTCCGACGTGCTGCAGATCGTCGGACAGGACGCTGACCAGCCGTACGCCCAGCGTGACCGGCGGATCCCAGCGCTCGTCCACGACGCGCTCCAGGTCCGCCGCGGTCAGCGCGCGCAGCGCCGTCAGGCTCTGCGCGCGCACGGCGTCGTAGTACCCGGTCAGCAGGCCGCCCTCGGCGACCCGCACCTTCGCGACCTGCGCCGAGCTGTGCCCGTACCCGATGTCACGGCCGGGCAGATCGAGGCCGAACCGT
This window of the Streptomyces sp. NBC_01275 genome carries:
- the urtE gene encoding urea ABC transporter ATP-binding subunit UrtE codes for the protein MLQIEDVRVGYHRSSVLHGVSVEVPADGVAAVLGHNGAGKSTLLRAAVGLLTPSAGTIRLDGEDITRRKPHERVARGMAYVPQGQQAFPHLTTAENLQLVADGRRRGREAISEALDLFPALRALSGRRAGLLSGGQRQQLAIARALVTEPRILLLDEPTEGIQPSVVAEIEETILALAARGGLSVLLVEQHVGFAMRAAQRYYVLEAGRVTSSGAGGQDAERSVREALSV
- the urtD gene encoding urea ABC transporter ATP-binding protein UrtD — protein: MSGLEIRRLRVSFDGFTAVDGVDLEVRPGDLRFLIGPNGAGKTTLVDAVTGLVKAQGSVRFGDEELLGRSVHRIARSGIGRTFQTATVFEELTVLQNLDIAAGAGRGAWTMLRRRRGVPEPVARALDTVGLTELAESPAGTLAHGQKQWLEIGMLLVQDVRLLLLDEPVAGMSHDERQATGELLQRISEERTVVVIEHDMDFMRSFARSVSVLHAGRVLSEGTVAQVQADPKVQEVYLGHTAAEDAVSSDAAVQEA
- the urtC gene encoding urea ABC transporter permease subunit UrtC; this translates as MNVLKGRSARVWTGFAGAAVLLFAVAPVALSDFRLGLLAKYLCMAMVAVGICLAWGRGGLLTLGQGVFFGLGGYAMAMHLKIADAGPGNLPDFMQLYGTATELPWWWRPFANPLFAIAATVLLPMVVAALLGLFVFRRRVKGAYFAILSQALASAFAIWLVGQQATTGGTNGLTDIQGFFGYALDDPVNQRMVYFVIAAALLLLIALARQLVNSRYGELLVAVRDSEERVRFLGYDPANVKLVAYVVAAGMAGLAGALFVPAVGIISPALIGIVPSIEFVIGAAVGGRASLVGAVLGAVAVAWAKTALSEEFPAAWTYFQGLLFIVALAFLPGGLASLTKFVRRRRTAPAKASVVPVGEAA
- the urtB gene encoding urea ABC transporter permease subunit UrtB — its product is MTVILGQTFTGISIGAVLLLIALGLSLTFGQMNVINMAHGEFIMAGAYTTYVLQKSISSAGISLIVALPVAFLVSGALGALLEWLLIRRLYLRPLDTLLVTWGVSLMLQQLARDIFGAPNVQTRAPDVLTGNITVMGGDDPLTFANSRLFILGLAVAAVLALSLTLRLTPLGRRIRAVVQNRDLAEVSGISTSRVDRTAFFLGSGLAGVAGVALTLVGPIGPTMGTNVIIDAFLVIVVGGIGQLKGTVIVAFVLGVLQSVLEYSTTVSVAKVLVLVAIVAFLQWRPQGLYTLRTRSLV
- the urtA gene encoding urea ABC transporter substrate-binding protein yields the protein MAVVALSACGAKTDAAGTSSDKAAKIDVSGDTVKVGLLNSLSGTMAISEVTVRNSLLLAVDEINASGGVLGKKIKPISEDGASDWPTFAEKATKLIKEDQVAATFGCWTSASRKAVKPVFEKNKSLLFYPVQYEGLEESPYIFYTGATTNQQIIPALDYLKSQGKKKLYLVGSDYVFPRTANKEIKAYAKANGMTILGEDYAPLGSTEFSTIANKVKASKADAVFNTLNGDSNVAFFKEYKSAGLTAKTMPVVSVSIAEEEVKSIGSQYLAGQLTAWNYYQTTPGAANAEFVKAYKAKYGADKPTSDPMEAAYTSVYLWKAMVEKAKSFDPEKVKAASDGITFDAPEGKVTVDGASQHIYKTARIGKIGSDGLITEVWNSGEPVKPDPFLKGYSWASGLS
- a CDS encoding substrate-binding domain-containing protein, which encodes MFRPDSPASDWFTADDSVLGVALVLPLQGPAGMFGPACELCARLAVEEVNRAGGVLGRELRLMPVDGGAPPREVADQVEALVDLGVVQGVTGWHISSVRQALAPRIAHRVPYVYTALYEGGEHTAGVFLTSETPRDQLRPAMTLLAHERRVRRWFVVGNDYVWPRRTARAAHGYAREAGGRIGGEVYLPLGTHDFEPVLRRIERSDADAVLLLLVGSDAVRFNRAFAAYGLDARCLRLSTLMDENMLMASGPSAAVDLYSTAGFFASLANADTLDFHGQYADRFGIEAPAPGSLGESCYEGVLLLAALLRQAGTLDVAAIGAAADTVSYEGPRGLLHLRGGHVRQRIYLARADGLDFDVLTELDLHNSRP
- a CDS encoding MarR family winged helix-turn-helix transcriptional regulator; amino-acid sequence: MPPSSPRRPHDLMQLLTRAERLAARRLQSALEDEGCSLDAWRVLALLSDGAGHHMTAIAEAAFLPPPTLTKLVDHLVDQNLVHRRVDPLDRRRILAHLTPRGQDHWRRVDRAVRAAWPAEGDDEELLGALLGRFAETLDESTRV
- a CDS encoding aldehyde dehydrogenase family protein — encoded protein: MLAKNGWHIHRADRSSLSRRTRAARPAHHQRGTVTTAAITEQPADVVARLRATFRTGRTKPLAWRTGQLGRLRELLTEQGADLAAALHADLGKSATEAYRTEIDFTIREIDHTLEHLEAWLRPESAPVPAHLGADASAWTQYDPLGVVLVIAPWNYPAQLLLAPLVGALAAGNAVVVKPSELAPATSAALARLLPAYLDTDAVAVVEGGVPETTALLAERFDHIFYTGNGTVGRIVLRAAAEHLTPVTLELGGKSPAFVDRDADLAVVADRLARGKFLNAGQTCVAPDYVLTDPATAAALEPLLAKAVEAVYGADPQSSAEYGRIVNERHFDRLTGLLDSGRVVVGGGNDRTDKYLAPTVLADVDPDSPVMREEIFGPILPIVTVDGLDEAIAFIADRDKPLALYVFTASDDTRARIAAETSSGAVGYGLPLAHLTVSDLPFGGVGESGMGNYHGRYSIETFSHRKAVLEKPLG
- a CDS encoding aldo/keto reductase; this encodes MTTQTITADAAGTWTIGDLTVNRIGFGAMRLTGSAAFHHGTPRDRDRSIAVLRSALELGVNHIDTAAFYFSALRSANELVNSALAPYPDDLLIAAKVGPFRDYAGKWGTSARPEDLRGHVEENLRQLGRDHLDLVYLRRMRQESIAEHFGVLAELREAGLIRHLGLSAVEPRHLAEAQALAPVVSVQNRYGYGDHDPANEELLTLCREQGIAFVPFYAIAGDVGAEGATTAHDEEVLSVARAHEATPAQVRLAWTLNQGPHVLAIPGTGNPDHLAENVAAGALRLTPEELHRLNTAHRNAG
- a CDS encoding pyridoxamine 5'-phosphate oxidase family protein yields the protein MKITEPPRGPDQRKRDVLERLERERDVWVATADREGLPCLVALWFVWDGDCLWLATRLTNPTGRNLRDGRRARLAFGDTQDVVLVDGAVETYPRETVPEAAASAFLAKTGWDPGRDSASYAYFRVRPTAVQAWREEQELPGRRVMRDGVWVV